Proteins co-encoded in one Stomoxys calcitrans chromosome 5, idStoCalc2.1, whole genome shotgun sequence genomic window:
- the LOC106090396 gene encoding cytochrome P450 6a9 has translation MLVTTVLLTVLLALFGYVIHSLRQHYSYWKNLNIAHDRPHWLMGNFDGSTIHKSVAQCVQDLYDKYRHTGPFVGMYWFTKISVLVVEPSLMKHILIKDFSKFTDRGMFNNPKDDPLTGTLFNLDGHKWRSMRNKLSPTFTSGKMKIMFPLVNQIGQELVKVLDKSLDNSDIIEVWDLMARFASDVIGSCAFGIETSSLKNPKSEFRIMGRRALTEHRLGILGVGFRLNFPEVARKLHMKETIPEVEDYFLGLAREAVDYREKNNIKRNDFMDMLLELKNNKLMKSESGEEFTNLSFGEIAAQAFVFLVAGFETSSTTMAFIMYELARNEEIQAKARAEVLEVLQKHNQEFTYECMKEMMYLEQILNETLRLHSVIPFLHRQALEDFVVPGHPNYVIKKGMYAIMPTSAIHHDERYYPQPHTFNPDNFSHEKVAERDSVLHMPFGDGPRNCIGLRFGKMQVIVGMALLLKNFKFSICDETPIPMKYSIKGILTCPETGIPLKVVKI, from the exons ATGTTGGTGACCACGGTACTGCTAACTGTGCTGCTGGCCTTATTTGGCTATGTGATCCACTCGTTACGTCAACATTATTCATATTGGaagaatttgaatatagcccatGATCGGCCGCATTGGTTAATGGGCAATTTCGATGGTTCAACGATTCACAAATCAGTGGCCCAATGCGTTCAAGATTTGTACGATAAATATCGTCACACTGGGCCATTTGTGGGCATGTATTGGTTTACCAAAATCTCAGTTTTGGTAGTGGAACCCAGCCTAATGAAACATATACTAATCAAAGATTTCTCCAAATTCACCGATCGTGGCATGTTTAATAATCCCAAAGATGATCCATTGACGGGGACACTTTTTAATCTGGATGGCCATAAGTGGCGCAGCATGCGTAATAAACTATCGCCCACCTTTACATCgggaaaaatgaaaataatgttTCCCTTGGTCAATCAAATAGGCCAAGAATTGGTCAAGGTGCTGGACAAGAGTCTGGATAACAGTGACATTATCGAGGTGTGGGATCTAATGGCCCGCTTTGCCTCTGATGTTATAGGCTCATGTGCCTTTGGCATTGAGACCAGCAGTTTGAAAAATCCCAAATCTGAATTTCGCATTATGGGACGTAGAGCTCTCACCGAACATCGTCTGGGCATTTTGGGTGTGGGCTTCCGTTTGAATTTCCCCGAAGTGGCCAGGAAATTGCACATGAAAGAAACCATACCCGAGGTTGAGGACTACTTCTTAGGCCTAGCCCGTGAAGCGGTGGACTATCGCGAGAAGAATAACATTAAACGTAATGACTTTATGGATATGTTGCTAGAGTTGAAGAATAATAAGCTGATGAAAAGTGAATCTGGCGAGGAGTTCACCAATTTGTCTTTTGGAGAAATTGCTGCGCAGGCCTTTGTGTTCTTGGTGGCTGGCTTTGAGACATCATCCACTACCATGGCCTTTATAATGTATGAGCTGGCCCGCAATGAAGAAATACAGGCAAAGGCCAGAGCTGAAGTGCTGGAGGTATTGCAGAAGCATAATCAAGAGTTTACATACGAGTGCATGAAGGAAATGATGTATTTGGAACAAATATTGAATG aAACTCTGCGTCTACACTCCGTTATACCCTTCCTGCATCGTCAAGCCTTGGAGGATTTCGTTGTGCCCGGTCATCCCAATTATGTCATTAAGAAGGGCATGTATGCCATCATGCCCACCAGTGCCATTCATCATGATGAGCGTTATTATCCACAACCTCATACCTTTAATCCGGATAACTTTTCCCATGAGAAAGTGGCAGAACGTGACTCTGTTCTCCATATGCCCTTTGGAGATGGTCCTCGTAATTGCATTGGCTTAAGGTTTGGCAAAATGCAAGTAATTGTTGGTATGGCCttacttttgaaaaatttcaaattttccatcTGTGATGAAACTCCTATACCCATGAAATATagcataaaaggtattttaacaTGTCCAGAAACTGGAATACCTTTAAAGGttgtgaaaatataa